A genome region from Haliotis asinina isolate JCU_RB_2024 chromosome 11, JCU_Hal_asi_v2, whole genome shotgun sequence includes the following:
- the LOC137255317 gene encoding uncharacterized protein, with translation MSEDDNDCKNALHWACKGGHESMWECVLKQYGKSIRRVKIRLLIDAAFGGKKDLCEFLICIGANASGHIKGNSVLHFAVLGGDMNVVKYLLSQDNIDINCWGEAGMTPLMTSAMHGRRELFDFLVRMGANVSLVDDGGDNILHYASAYDESEIVRYIISEHIVDINSRGENGTTPLMTAAFHGHIAVLDLLVRNGGRTDIVDDNGRNILHWASSGGHLKTVKHILSQRLADINARDNNGETAAMIAKRERKSKVFQFLVSKGCLVK, from the coding sequence ATGTCAGAAGATGATAATGACTGTAAAAACGCTTTGCACTGGGCATGTAAGGGCGGACATGAGAGTATGTGGGAGTGTGTACTCAAACAATATGGGAAAAGTATCCGCAGAGTGAAAATACGTCTTCTAATAGATGCAGCATTTGGCGGAAAAAAGGATCTATGTGAGTTCCTTATCTGTATCGGAGCTAATGCGTCAGGCCATATTAAAGGCAACAGCGTCCTGCACTTTGCCGTGCTGGGCGGAGACATGAATGTGGTGAAGTATCTACTTTCACAAGACAATATTGATATCAACTGTTGGGGAGAAGCTGGAATGACACCCTTGATGACCAGTGCAATGCATGGAAGAAGAGAGTTGTTTGACTTCCTTGTGAGAATGGGAGCTAATGTGTCACTAGTGGATGACGGGGGAGATAATATACTCCATTATGCCTCCGCATATGATGAGAGTGAGATAGTTCGGTATATCATATCAGAACACATTGTGGACATTAATAGCCGAGGAGAAAATGGGACGACACCACTGATGACAGCAGCGTTTCATGGACACATAGCAGTATTGGATCTGCTTGTGAGAAATGGTGGTCGAACTGACATAGTTGATGACAATGGTCGCAACATCCTTCATTGGGCCTCTTCAGGTGGACATTTGAAGACAGTGAAACACATCCTGTCACAGAGGCTGGCCGACATTAACGCCAGGGACAATAATGGGGAAACGGCAGCCATGATAGCAAAGCGTGAACGAAAATCTAAGGTGTTTCAGTTTCTTGTTTCGAAGGGTTGTCTCGTGAAATAA